The Halopelagius inordinatus genomic interval CCCGACTCGGCCGACGAGTGGCGGAGACGCGTCGAGAAGCGGTTCGACGCGTTCCTCGCGGCCGCCGCAGAGTGCGGAATCGACCGTGAGACAGTCGCCTCCGCGTTCTCGCCCGAGGACGCGGTCTGGGCACCGCTCTGTCTCCGGGACGACCTGGGGACCGTGGAGTGGCGGACGCCCGACGCCGCCTCTCCGCTCGAACTCTGTCGCCTCGCCGCCGACGTGGCGGACGTCGTCGAAACCGCAGTCGAAGACGGCACTCGAATCGGAGCGTCGCGCTCGAACGACGACGCACTGTCGCTCCCGCCGTTCGAGACGCTCCGCGACTGCGTCGATGCGGCCCTCGAACGGGGACTGGCGGCCCCGCGCGTCGGACGGCATCTCTCCCGGATGGGGTTCGACCCCGCCGAGTACCGCCCGTTCGGCGAGGAGATAGACGGCAGAGAGCGTCTCGACGCCGACGAGGCGCGGCGAATCCGACTCCGGGCCGCGGACCGCCTGGACCGCGACGTCGAACGCCTCCGCGGGGCGACGACGCCGCGACGGGAGCTATCTCGGGGGTGAGTCCCGCGGAGACGGCTCGCTTCGTCCCCTCGAACGTTCCCGTCGCACCGCGAACCGTCCGGCGCACCGGCCGTCGGTTCGTCGCCCCTGCGCCGAATCAAAAGTACCATGGGACCGCGATGCACAGGGGACCTTATTAGGTGGATCACGTGACCGAGAAACGCGAATACAGAGACGACTATCCGGACAAGACGCTGTACATCCCGGGTCCGACGGAGGTGCGAGAGGACGTCGTGGAGGCGATGTGCGAACCGATGTTCGGTCACCGCATGGACCGCATGACGGACCTGTACACGACCATCGTCGAGGACACGAGGGAGTTCCTCGGAACCGACAACGACGCGATAATCCTCACGGCGTCGGGCACGGAGTTTTGGGAGGCGTCGACGCTCAACCTCGTCGACGAGAACATCTTAGTGCCGACCTGCGGGAGTTTCAGCGAACGCCACGCCAACGTGGCCGAGCGACTGGGCAAGAACGTCGATAGACTGGAGTACGAGTGGGGGCAAGCGGTCAAACCCGAGGACGTCCGCGCGGCGATAGAGGAGAGCGAAAACGAGTACGACGTCGTCGCCTGCGTGATGAACGAGTCCTCGACGGGCGTCCGCAACCCCATCGAGGAGGTGGGCGACGTCGTCGCGGAGTACCCGGACACGTACTTCGTCGTCGACGCGGTGTCGTCTCTGGGCGGCGACTACGTCGACATCGACGAACACGAAATCGACGTCATCTTCGCCTCGACGCAGAAGGCGTTCGCGATGCCGCCCGGCCTCGCCGTCTGCATCGTCAGCGAGGACGCCTACGAACGCGAAGTGGAGAAAGACTCCGCGTCGTGGTACGGCGGGTTCCAGCGAGCGCTCGACTACTACGACCGGAAGGGTCAGACGCACTCCACCCCGGCGATTC includes:
- a CDS encoding glutamate-cysteine ligase family protein, giving the protein MRVGIEIEYWLVDDDGVLSAADEVITACDGVDSEMATPLLEVKTPPCDSVEELTAVLGDRLGRAREAARSRGTRLVPLGTPLSDEQIPRRTSTRIDVQQAVLGDDLAHAGYCAGTHLHFEQASVTDQLRALTALDPAFALVNTTPYYRNRRVSACARPYVYRRRCYRSLPDHGQLWRYPDSADEWRRRVEKRFDAFLAAAAECGIDRETVASAFSPEDAVWAPLCLRDDLGTVEWRTPDAASPLELCRLAADVADVVETAVEDGTRIGASRSNDDALSLPPFETLRDCVDAALERGLAAPRVGRHLSRMGFDPAEYRPFGEEIDGRERLDADEARRIRLRAADRLDRDVERLRGATTPRRELSRG
- a CDS encoding pyridoxal-phosphate-dependent aminotransferase family protein, which encodes MTEKREYRDDYPDKTLYIPGPTEVREDVVEAMCEPMFGHRMDRMTDLYTTIVEDTREFLGTDNDAIILTASGTEFWEASTLNLVDENILVPTCGSFSERHANVAERLGKNVDRLEYEWGQAVKPEDVRAAIEESENEYDVVACVMNESSTGVRNPIEEVGDVVAEYPDTYFVVDAVSSLGGDYVDIDEHEIDVIFASTQKAFAMPPGLAVCIVSEDAYEREVEKDSASWYGGFQRALDYYDRKGQTHSTPAIPVMLAYREQMKHMLDEGHARRDERHREMAEYTREWARDHFDMFPEAGYESQTVSCIENTQGIDVAETIDTVSEEYDMVFSNGYGSALGEETFRIGHMGEHDVESIQALTDAIEDVAGL